The following proteins come from a genomic window of Mammaliicoccus sp. Marseille-Q6498:
- a CDS encoding putative holin-like toxin, which produces MVNIVDVLHLMIEFGMLILALISVVLKMVNNNHKK; this is translated from the coding sequence ATGGTTAACATTGTAGATGTATTACACCTCATGATCGAGTTTGGTATGTTAATACTGGCTTTGATTAGTGTAGTACTGAAAATGGTTAACAATAACCATAAAAAATAA